The Belonocnema kinseyi isolate 2016_QV_RU_SX_M_011 chromosome 10, B_treatae_v1, whole genome shotgun sequence genome has a window encoding:
- the LOC117182131 gene encoding uncharacterized protein LOC117182131 isoform X3 encodes MTEGNTSGLSKHLRNYHEAEYEATYLKSKNFSELQEPDNWEDICKDQTDTGAATMAGFQTSGNALWAIFEAESAFFPEDLKLILKATKYDNLFSLENFTEKDKEKIEVFMQTILYQIIKEEDRELYYGIFKDHPERFVFVGGHEQTLTAMIKLAKRVATSHRWSKDPAFVSTTSRKSLEQSSVKQETDEERILTLKTTLDTNVNKYIQENYSGQPLAQVSARVVADGLGSYIATLGCPFADCKKLTKITRNKTRWNTSNFYAHVNTHCSQKKQPRNTVNLVQMLSQMKEQTSENQNSENNLKGEDPNPKRIKNSDSSSGEEGLESSRIYIGQSLANEDCGWLFAQQATHMQIIKQEADNEEENCRMERNNEAKLVTAVLVNTIKETNLHSSKADWNFPDVERVNE; translated from the exons AACTTCTCTGAACTTCAGGAACCAGACAACTGGGAGGACATCTGCAAGGATCAGACTGATACTGGAGCTGCTACTATGGCTGGTTTTCAG ACAAGTGGTAATGCTCTGTGGGCTATTTTCGAGGCAGAATCTGCATTTTTCCCTGAAGACTTGAAGCTTATATTGAAAGCAACAAAATATGACAActtattttctttggaaaattttactgaaaaagacaaggagaaaattgaagtatttatgcAAACCATCCTATATCAAATCATCAAAGAAGAAGATCGTGAACTGTATTATGGGATTTTTAAAGACCATCCTGAAAGGTTTGTATTTGTTGGAGGTCACGAGCAAACATTGACTGCAATGATTAAATTGGCCAAGAGGGTAGCTACGTCACACAGATGGTCTAAAGACCCGGCTTTTGTTTCTACAACTTCCAGAAAATCACTGGAACAATCTAGTGTAAAGCAAGAAACTGATGAAGAGAGAATACTGACTTTGAAAACCACACTGGATACCAATGTGAACAAGTATATCCAAGAAAATTATTCAGGTCAGCCACTGGCTCAGGTTTCAGCCAGAGTAGTAGCAGATGGCCTTGGTTCATACATTGCTACATTGGGGTGTCCTTTTGCCGACtgtaaaaagttaacaaaaattacaagaaaCAAGACCAGATGGAACACATCTAACTTCTATGCTCACGTAAATACACATTGCTCGCAAAAGAAACAGCCAAGAAACACTGTGAATTTGGTGCAAATGCTTTCTCAGATGAAAGAGCAAACTTCCGAAAATCAGAATAGTGAAAACAATTTGAAGGGAGAAGATCCGAATCCTAAAAGGATCAAGAATTCTGATTCCTCGTCTGGCGAAGAAGGATTGGAATCTTCTCGTATATATATAGGCCAAAGTTTAGCTAATGAAGATTGTGGATGGTTGTTTGCCCAGCAAGCGACTCATATGCAAATTATAAAGCAAGAAGCAGATAATGAAGAGGAAAATTGCAGGATGGAAAGGAATAATGAAGCCAAACTTGTCACTGCAGTTCTAGTGAATACTATAAAAGAGACGAATCTACATTCCAGCAAGGCAGATTGGAATTTTCCGGATGTGGAGAGAGTGAACGAGTGA